One window of the Primulina eburnea isolate SZY01 chromosome 18, ASM2296580v1, whole genome shotgun sequence genome contains the following:
- the LOC140820276 gene encoding uncharacterized protein, which yields MIYLLDSTANRNRDDAWKTIVTNGVRMYNASKGISQKPCFKQLTGNLKQSGSVECGYCVMMYMKEIVESENPQLEKMFAGSIKNQYFNQSQYDEVRSEWSEFVYSYVGA from the exons atgatatatttattggaTTCTACGGCTAACAGAAACCGAGACGATGCATGGAAAACTATAGTGACCAA TGGTGTCAGAATGTACAATGCCTCGAAGGGTATTTCTCAAAAGCCGTGTTTTAAACAATTGACG GGTAATCTAAAACAAAGTGGTTCTGTTGAATGTGGATATTGTGTGATGATGTACATGAAAGAGATAGTTGAATCTGAAAATCCACAATTGGAGAAGATG TTTGCAGGATCAATCAAGAACCAATATTTCAACCAATCTCAATATGATGAAGTCAGAAGTGAATGGAGCGAATTCGTCTACTCTTATGTAGGTGCTTAA